ttaatttgcataatagatgAGGAATTTAAATACTTTCTTTGTTCAGATTAGCCCCCTCTCTcaaagtctctctctctcctctttaTCTCTCTCTTATCTCTCACccctctctccctttctctctttctttccctccctccctccctctctcacTCGCTCGCGCTCAAGCCATGGTGTCGTCACTCCTGAAAACAATCATAACAAGAGAATCTTTCTTTCTATATTTACAGATACACAAAGGAAAACGCAGAAGACACAAATGTTTCCTTCTCCGTGGCCGACATTCAGCGATTCTCTGAACTTGAGCCCTCTTGGCTGCAGTCCTTCGACAAGGCAGTGTCCTTCTACGTTCTACATCTCATAAGGGACAAGCGAAGCGCTTTAGAAAACATCCGCGCCTGTCTGAAACCTGGCGGACAGCTGCTCATGATCGTTCCGACGGACGACAACGTGTTGATGGTGACAACACGGCACATGTCGTCTCATCGCAGGTGGGGGAAGTACCTGGCTGATTGTCCGCGGATGATGCCATGGTCTGCTGACGACCGCGAGGGTTTGAGTGGACTGGCGGAAGAGTGTGGATTTGAGGTGAACTTAACGTTCATGTCTGTCTTAAAACCCATGCAAACAAATTACACGTTCGAAATTGGTCGTCCTAGTGGCTTTCTGtggtattgtttatttttttttctgcacaggCTATGGTTCCAAAGCCGCTGTTGTACTTGGAAGTATGATCACTTTGAAACGTGTACGTTtcataaaagttttaaaaatcagCATTGTCTTATAATGAATTTCGTTCATTTTCTGTGTGTAGTTACTAGTTTTCCATACGAACCAGTTTTCCATACGAACTAGAACGCAAATCCTATTTCAAGAAATGTCTTCCTTAAAGTGGCATTCCACTCCaaacgggagtgttattttccgatagatatcaattttcggaagtgataactgcatactacttcacattatacgataaagtacccacgTCACCccgttgctccacatgcctcaaaagcattcaatgttctactaaactccccaagtaccctctaattgaattaatcctatggctgaatacaataaaaaacttttaggtaaggttacaaaactaatttcaggttcgctaagaaatctcgtcttgttcttgtattctttcttatgagcaatttgccttctctgtgtgcttagcgtacctcatttattccgaaaataacTGTTTTACAGGTGTTGTCGTGTGAGTGCCCTCTCATGCTCCATTGGTACAGTTCGGAAGAAGCCACCATCAGTGCCATGCTGCCATTCTTGGGTCTCCACTACATCCCAGCCGAGGAGCACGCCGACTTTCTCTCCGACTGGTGGGCCAGTGTCAAGAGCATGACCGACGCTTCGGGCTGTAGCGCTCTGGTAGACCAGGCCGGTAGAGTGGCGTGGactttttctattttgtaatccACGCATGGAAGGTTTAGGTAGAGTGACGTGGACTTTCCGTATTTTTGTAATCCAAACACGGAAGGTTAAGGTAGAGTGGCGTGGACTTTCCGTATTTTTGTAATCCACGCATGGAAGGTTTAGGTAGAGTGGCGTGGACTTTTCGTATTTTGTAATCCACGCACCCGAGGTTTAGGTAGAGTGACGTGGACTTTTCGTATCTTTGTAATCCACGCACCCAAGGTTTAGGTAGAGTGGCGTGGACTTTCCGTATTTTGTAATCCACGCACCCAAGGTTTAGGTGGAGTGGCTTGGACTTTCCTCATCTTAGTGATCCACGCACGGAAGATTTAGGTAAAGTAGCGTGGATTTTCCGTATCTTTGTAATCCACGCGTGGACTATCTGTATCTTTGTAATTCACGCACGGAAGTTTTAAGTAGAATGGCGTGGACTTTCCTTATCTTAGTAATCCACGCACGGAAGGTTTATTGCACCATTTTTAATGGCCTGGTACATATCGATTTTAGCTAATGGCTGTCTCACTGTTTTAAATGTTCCGTAAATTTGCTAACAATCAGAAATGTTCTTAATATGATTGTACATTGGTTTTAATTCCGTGGCAACATTGCGATTTCCAATAAAATtattttgtatcttgtattttGTATCCACCACCAGCCTCTTTTACCCCGTCAGAAAATAGCATAGTTCACATTCCAGTAACGCATGCGCGGCAACaagaattgtgggtaatgtgtcaaaggtagCGGCCCTTGACTTATAAAGGGTTTTCGTCTTGACCATTCTCAAGTCAAGACAATGTCAAGACCTGTTTCGTTGATGTCTCAGGGACTTTGAATTCGCCATTGACATTTTCCCCTGCAATTCCTGTCACCACGCATGCGTACTTGGAAGCGTGAACGAGATTAAAGATATACTATGTATTTCTTTGGAGTGACACCAGAATTAGACCCTCCTGGTTGTAAACTGTAAACAATTTCCAAGCATCTAGTAGCAAGTATCAAACCTACGTCCGTGTTAACAAGGTGGTTATCAATGAGGTGTTGTTGGTGTTTAGAGTTG
The sequence above is drawn from the Branchiostoma floridae strain S238N-H82 chromosome 4, Bfl_VNyyK, whole genome shotgun sequence genome and encodes:
- the LOC118413724 gene encoding tRNA U34 carboxymethyltransferase-like, which codes for MAQCLRWERGDSVLDVGCGTGRTTQHIAQQGVKSVVGIDQSPDFIRCKMGIPDFCWGENLSFYIYRYTKENAEDTNVSFSVADIQRFSELEPSWLQSFDKAVSFYVLHLIRDKRSALENIRACLKPGGQLLMIVPTDDNVLMVTTRHMSSHRRWGKYLADCPRMMPWSADDREGLSGLAEECGFEVLSCECPLMLHWYSSEEATISAMLPFLGLHYIPAEEHADFLSDWWASVKSMTDASGCSALVDQAGRVAWTFSIL